From Candidatus Hoaglandella endobia, a single genomic window includes:
- a CDS encoding bifunctional tRNA (adenosine(37)-C2)-methyltransferase TrmG/ribosomal RNA large subunit methyltransferase RlmN, with amino-acid sequence MSETIRLKSTTVATLSASSASANQKKLNLLDMNRQQLRVFFASLGEQPFRADQVMKWIYHYYCDDFDQMTDINKPLRTRLKALTEIRAPEVSTEQKSADGTIKWAINVGNQQVETVYIPDKDRATLCVSSQVGCALKCTFCSTAQQGFNRNLRVSEIIGQLWRSAKIIRSTKVTNQRPITNVVMMGMGEPLLNLRNVIPAIEIMLDDLGFGLSKRRVTLSTSGVVSAMEKLGDMVDVALAISLHAPNDKIRDQIVPINRKYNIKMFLSAVQRYLAKSKANHGRVTVEYVMLSHINDSTEHAHQLAECLKNTPCKINLIPWNPFPRAPYCRSSNSRINRFANVLIEYGLTTIVRKNRGEDIDAACGQLTGQVIDRTKRTLHIRDQ; translated from the coding sequence ATGTCTGAGACAATTCGGTTAAAAAGCACAACAGTTGCAACACTATCAGCTTCTTCTGCTAGTGCGAACCAGAAGAAATTAAACCTGCTTGATATGAACCGTCAACAGCTACGCGTTTTCTTCGCGTCGCTGGGGGAGCAGCCATTTCGTGCCGATCAGGTTATGAAATGGATTTATCACTATTACTGTGATGATTTTGATCAGATGACAGATATCAACAAACCTTTACGTACTAGGCTAAAAGCGCTAACAGAAATCCGCGCACCGGAAGTAAGCACCGAGCAAAAATCCGCCGACGGCACCATTAAATGGGCGATCAATGTAGGCAACCAACAGGTTGAAACGGTCTATATTCCCGACAAAGACCGCGCAACACTATGCGTATCGTCCCAGGTAGGTTGCGCGTTAAAATGCACTTTTTGCTCAACAGCCCAGCAGGGATTCAATCGAAATTTACGGGTATCAGAAATAATAGGCCAGTTATGGCGCTCAGCAAAAATTATCCGCTCCACCAAAGTTACTAACCAACGTCCAATTACTAACGTAGTGATGATGGGAATGGGTGAGCCGTTGCTTAATCTCAGGAATGTTATTCCAGCGATAGAAATAATGCTGGACGATTTAGGTTTTGGATTATCAAAACGCCGAGTAACCCTATCGACCTCCGGTGTAGTTTCCGCTATGGAAAAGCTTGGCGATATGGTAGATGTTGCGCTGGCAATTTCGCTGCACGCGCCAAACGATAAGATTCGGGATCAAATTGTACCGATTAATCGCAAATACAACATCAAAATGTTTTTGTCGGCGGTGCAGCGCTATCTTGCTAAATCAAAAGCCAATCACGGACGCGTGACGGTGGAGTACGTGATGCTCAGCCATATCAACGATAGTACTGAGCACGCACACCAGTTAGCTGAATGTTTGAAGAATACACCGTGTAAGATTAACCTGATTCCATGGAATCCATTTCCTAGAGCACCATACTGCCGGAGCTCCAATAGCCGAATAAATCGTTTTGCCAACGTGCTGATTGAGTACGGTCTGACTACCATCGTGCGCAAAAATCGCGGGGAAGATATCGATGCTGCTTGTGGGCAGTTAACCGGCCAAGTTATCGATCGGACCAAACGGACCCTACATATCAGAGACCAATAA
- the smpB gene encoding SsrA-binding protein SmpB, giving the protein MLHATRKVNKSDYVTIAQNKRARHEYFIEQELEAGLSLHGWEVKSLRAGKANINDSYVLLKDGEAYLFGATFQSFTEASSHVVCDPMRTRKLLLNKKELDTLFGCVNYKHYTVIALSIYWKMTWIKVRIGVAKGKKEYDKRIEIKEREWQVTKGRIIKNRG; this is encoded by the coding sequence ATGTTACATGCTACAAGAAAGGTAAATAAATCCGACTATGTTACCATAGCGCAAAATAAACGCGCTCGACACGAATACTTTATTGAGCAAGAGTTAGAAGCAGGCCTTTCATTACATGGATGGGAAGTAAAATCACTGCGAGCCGGTAAAGCAAATATCAATGATAGCTACGTGCTGCTCAAAGATGGTGAAGCCTACTTATTTGGAGCTACCTTTCAATCTTTTACGGAAGCATCTTCACACGTCGTTTGTGATCCTATGCGGACCCGTAAACTATTGCTCAATAAAAAGGAGCTGGACACCCTGTTTGGCTGCGTGAATTACAAACATTATACGGTAATCGCACTATCTATTTATTGGAAAATGACTTGGATTAAGGTAAGAATCGGTGTTGCTAAAGGTAAAAAAGAGTATGATAAACGCATCGAAATTAAAGAGCGTGAATGGCAGGTAACTAAGGGACGAATAATAAAGAATCGGGGTTGA
- the bamE gene encoding outer membrane protein assembly factor BamE, whose translation MSCKIFTAVVILIFTSGCSIFKQVVYHPDINQGNYLTKADVAKIYIGMSKQEIAYILGTSMMKDPFGTDTWFYIFRRELNHEPIIQQTLTLTFNSSDILVQIDNKPTFYSYS comes from the coding sequence ATGAGCTGTAAAATTTTTACTGCTGTAGTTATATTGATCTTTACCTCCGGTTGTTCCATCTTTAAACAAGTGGTTTACCATCCTGATATCAATCAAGGCAATTATCTAACCAAAGCTGACGTAGCCAAAATCTACATCGGCATGTCCAAACAGGAGATAGCTTATATACTTGGCACTTCAATGATGAAGGATCCGTTCGGCACAGATACCTGGTTTTATATCTTCCGCCGTGAACTAAATCATGAACCTATCATACAGCAAACCCTAACTTTAACCTTTAATAGTAGCGATATTTTGGTTCAAATTGATAATAAACCAACATTTTATAGTTATAGTTAA